A stretch of the Actinomycetota bacterium genome encodes the following:
- a CDS encoding glycerol-3-phosphate acyltransferase, with translation MVWLIVLAGYLSGSVPYGHILARRRGIDIQGEGSGNIGATNVLRTGNKRAAAMTLVLDAATGQQRHVLPAQEALSVGNFRFSPDGARVAIATGSTVRVYELPSEQLVAELPHRGATRDVAFSDDGRMLITASESGSGIWDLATQRQLARFPGAGSFSVAFTPDGQRIAVGGTDGAIRLYPCDVCHPIQRMLELARDRITRQLTPAERARFLHEQAPTDSGHDQT, from the coding sequence GTGGTGTGGCTGATCGTGCTCGCTGGCTACCTGTCGGGCTCGGTGCCCTACGGGCACATCCTCGCCCGCCGGCGGGGGATCGACATCCAGGGCGAGGGCAGCGGCAACATCGGCGCGACCAACGTGCTGCGCACCGGGAACAAGCGCGCGGCGGCAATGACGCTGGTCCTGGACGCGGCCACCGGCCAGCAGCGCCACGTCCTGCCCGCCCAAGAGGCCCTGTCGGTCGGCAACTTCCGCTTCAGTCCCGACGGCGCACGGGTGGCGATCGCAACCGGATCGACCGTCCGCGTCTACGAACTGCCCTCCGAACAGCTGGTAGCAGAGCTGCCGCACCGAGGTGCCACACGCGACGTCGCGTTCAGCGACGACGGGCGCATGCTCATCACCGCATCCGAATCCGGATCCGGTATCTGGGACCTTGCCACCCAACGTCAACTCGCCCGGTTTCCCGGCGCAGGCTCGTTCTCCGTCGCGTTCACCCCCGACGGACAGCGGATAGCCGTCGGCGGCACCGACGGTGCGATCCGCCTGTACCCCTGCGACGTCTGCCATCCCATCCAACGCATGCTCGAACTCGCCCGCGACCGCATCACACGACAACTCACACCAGCCGAACGTGCCCGCTTCCTACACGAACAAGCCCCCACCGACAGCGGACACGACCAGACTTGA